Proteins encoded in a region of the Paenibacillus wynnii genome:
- a CDS encoding IS1182 family transposase, translated as MYIQYTMDQLCLPMDLEEDIPENHLVRVVNAAVNRLDDTIFDAAYPGGGRDSYHPKMLTKVIIYAYTQQIYSSRQIAKAVRENIPFMWLAGRQRPDFRTLNRFRSQRMKDVLETVFTAVLQFLSDEKYVSLEHYFVDGTKIEANANRYTFVWGKAVNKNKLKLQEKVHALFASIEAAEDQEEREHHGNDLLELGESSEWNSEKLELAAQRLEAQLLEKPKDKPLKKAVRKIRKDLLPRLLKYEQYQILLGDRNSFSKTDPDATFMRMKEDHMRNGQLKPGYNVQIGTENQFILAYSLHPRPTDTRCLQPHLEKARQILGKLPGTLVADAGYGSEENYAYLEKEEIQAVVKYGSYHKEKSKAWKENVGKIENWTYDKAKDTWICPTGQTLHFRKESKELLESGYEIGKRHYRSLSCDGCPLKERCTKATGNREVVVSLERLRYQKQARAILQSEEGYALAVRRMTEPESVFGQLKNNRGFRRFLLRGMEKVTLEVGWLSLAHNLLKQAANDQRRRAAILQ; from the coding sequence TTGTACATTCAATATACCATGGACCAACTTTGCTTGCCAATGGATCTGGAAGAAGACATCCCGGAAAATCACCTCGTTCGTGTCGTGAACGCAGCCGTCAATCGGCTGGACGACACCATCTTTGACGCTGCCTATCCTGGCGGCGGCCGCGACAGCTACCACCCTAAAATGCTCACCAAAGTTATTATCTACGCGTACACCCAGCAAATCTATTCGTCTCGCCAAATTGCCAAAGCGGTACGGGAGAATATTCCCTTTATGTGGCTGGCCGGACGGCAGCGACCCGACTTCCGCACTCTTAATCGCTTCCGTTCCCAGCGAATGAAGGACGTCCTTGAAACGGTATTTACCGCCGTGCTTCAGTTTTTGTCTGACGAAAAATACGTTTCGCTGGAGCATTACTTTGTGGACGGAACCAAAATCGAAGCGAATGCCAATCGCTACACCTTTGTGTGGGGCAAAGCGGTCAACAAGAACAAATTGAAATTACAGGAGAAGGTACACGCCCTGTTCGCGAGCATTGAAGCGGCAGAAGACCAAGAAGAACGCGAGCACCACGGAAACGACCTCCTTGAACTCGGGGAGTCTTCTGAGTGGAACAGCGAGAAACTCGAACTAGCAGCGCAGAGGCTTGAAGCCCAGCTATTGGAAAAACCCAAAGACAAACCCCTGAAAAAAGCCGTTCGGAAGATTCGCAAGGATTTGCTGCCTAGGCTACTGAAGTATGAGCAGTACCAAATACTGCTTGGCGACCGGAACAGCTTTAGCAAGACCGACCCGGACGCGACCTTCATGCGGATGAAGGAAGACCACATGCGGAATGGTCAACTCAAACCGGGTTACAATGTACAGATTGGAACCGAAAACCAATTTATATTGGCCTACAGCCTACACCCAAGACCTACCGATACCCGTTGTTTACAGCCGCACCTGGAAAAGGCAAGGCAGATCCTAGGAAAACTTCCTGGGACGTTAGTTGCGGATGCAGGCTACGGCAGTGAAGAAAACTACGCCTATCTGGAAAAGGAAGAGATTCAGGCGGTAGTGAAATACGGCAGCTACCATAAAGAAAAGAGCAAAGCATGGAAAGAGAATGTCGGAAAGATTGAGAACTGGACCTATGACAAAGCCAAAGATACGTGGATATGCCCCACCGGACAAACGCTGCATTTCCGCAAGGAAAGTAAGGAGCTCTTGGAGAGTGGATATGAAATTGGAAAACGTCATTACCGCAGCTTAAGTTGCGACGGTTGCCCGCTGAAGGAACGCTGTACAAAGGCAACAGGAAATCGGGAAGTGGTTGTAAGTCTGGAACGACTGCGGTACCAGAAGCAAGCTCGGGCAATCTTGCAAAGCGAGGAAGGCTATGCTTTGGCTGTACGTCGAATGACAGAACCAGAAAGTGTGTTTGGACAACTGAAGAATAACCGGGGCTTCCGGCGGTTTCTGCTTCGCGGCATGGAAAAAGTGACGCTTGAAGTCGGGTGGCTTTCCCTTGCCCACAATCTACTGAAGCAAGCTGCAAATGACCAAAGACGCAGAGCAGCGATCCTCCAATAA
- the def gene encoding peptide deformylase: protein MDDIIREGHQILRAVAEPVQLPLSEEVQGTLQCMMQFLKNSQNPEVAAKYKLRSGVGLSANQIGLQQRMFTLYLTDEKGRILEHALVNPKIVSHSLSMVYLPESEGCLSVDRPVEGFVPRYESVKVKGYDYTSGKEVVLKFKGYPAIVIQHEIDHLDGIMFYDRINTENPFKLPQDVNIRSLYEQKGK, encoded by the coding sequence ATGGACGATATTATACGTGAGGGTCATCAAATCCTTCGAGCCGTCGCAGAGCCAGTTCAACTGCCGCTGTCTGAGGAGGTGCAAGGGACACTCCAGTGTATGATGCAATTCCTGAAAAATAGCCAAAACCCAGAGGTCGCCGCCAAATACAAGCTGCGTTCTGGAGTAGGATTATCGGCCAATCAGATAGGATTACAGCAGCGTATGTTTACCCTCTACCTAACGGACGAGAAGGGGAGAATATTGGAGCACGCACTTGTGAATCCGAAAATTGTCAGCCACTCGTTATCCATGGTTTATCTGCCGGAGAGTGAGGGCTGCCTATCCGTTGACCGGCCTGTTGAGGGATTTGTGCCTCGGTATGAATCCGTAAAGGTGAAGGGGTATGATTACACCTCAGGCAAGGAAGTTGTGCTGAAGTTCAAAGGCTACCCAGCCATTGTTATTCAGCATGAAATAGACCATCTCGACGGCATTATGTTCTACGATCGAATCAACACCGAGAATCCTTTCAAGCTTCCGCAGGATGTAAATATCAGAAGCCTGTATGAACAAAAAGGCAAATAA
- a CDS encoding stalk domain-containing protein: MLNALKRIVAVGTSGLLLFSALVITGGGTINAAAVAGDSGQDVFNIVALGDSITAGYEPGMTDPNTKPYGYAERLLEQGWYHGRASLTNYGILGLTTAGLRNYTGAISTGAAITPEGIQVGLLDPRITQFAGLTVQIGTELKSADLITITIGGNDVSSLFLKVKEMTDVDFQSQLEQRLTDYTTNVTAVLQNIRAVNPQSTIILADQYQPAPSIALGPNYAQLMTAAARMTTTVESVAASMNREGAPVRVAHVAERFAGVEGSLTHIIGIGKADFHPTQLGYEKIARVFAELQWGEYRTPAVAVMTPSSAPMSIVVKGIELNTPNKPILKNGQNFLALKDVLNAVGATGKWDNKTSSATILYGGRTVVITIGAKNIKVNGQNVAIDTPAFLQKVGKEDKTYLPLAALATGLGFDVKYSGQLRTAFINP; this comes from the coding sequence ATGCTGAACGCATTGAAAAGGATTGTTGCAGTTGGAACAAGCGGCCTTCTGCTGTTCTCTGCACTGGTTATCACAGGAGGCGGAACCATAAATGCGGCAGCGGTTGCAGGGGACTCAGGACAGGATGTCTTTAACATCGTAGCTCTGGGCGACTCCATAACCGCGGGCTATGAGCCAGGAATGACTGACCCTAATACGAAGCCTTACGGTTATGCGGAAAGATTGCTGGAGCAGGGATGGTACCACGGAAGAGCCTCGCTGACCAATTACGGCATCTTGGGTTTGACTACAGCCGGGCTTCGTAATTACACAGGAGCGATTTCTACAGGTGCAGCGATTACACCTGAAGGGATTCAGGTGGGATTGCTGGACCCTCGGATCACTCAATTCGCGGGTCTGACTGTCCAGATCGGGACAGAGCTGAAGTCGGCTGATCTCATTACTATTACCATAGGTGGTAATGATGTGAGCAGTCTTTTCTTGAAGGTCAAGGAGATGACAGATGTAGATTTTCAATCCCAGTTAGAGCAGCGTCTTACCGATTACACAACGAATGTAACCGCTGTGCTTCAGAACATCCGGGCTGTGAATCCGCAATCGACCATCATTCTGGCAGATCAATATCAGCCTGCCCCGAGCATTGCGTTGGGTCCTAACTATGCCCAGCTTATGACTGCGGCTGCTCGCATGACGACAACAGTGGAAAGTGTTGCGGCAAGCATGAACCGTGAGGGTGCACCTGTCCGCGTGGCACATGTAGCCGAACGTTTTGCGGGTGTAGAGGGCTCATTAACACATATTATCGGTATAGGAAAAGCAGACTTTCATCCGACTCAGCTTGGTTATGAGAAGATTGCCAGAGTGTTCGCGGAGCTTCAATGGGGAGAATACCGTACACCGGCTGTGGCCGTAATGACCCCATCCTCTGCACCTATGTCTATTGTGGTAAAAGGGATAGAGTTAAATACGCCGAACAAGCCGATCCTTAAAAACGGGCAGAACTTCTTGGCTCTGAAGGATGTTCTGAACGCAGTGGGCGCAACTGGCAAGTGGGACAACAAAACATCCAGTGCTACGATCTTATACGGCGGCAGAACCGTTGTTATCACGATTGGCGCCAAGAATATCAAAGTGAACGGGCAGAATGTTGCAATTGATACGCCTGCCTTTTTACAGAAGGTTGGCAAAGAAGATAAAACATATTTACCTTTAGCAGCACTAGCAACAGGTCTTGGATTTGATGTAAAATATAGCGGGCAGTTACGAACGGCCTTCATAAATCCTTAA